One Triticum dicoccoides isolate Atlit2015 ecotype Zavitan chromosome 3B, WEW_v2.0, whole genome shotgun sequence genomic window, CAGCACAACAGAGGAAAAGCATACATGTAATACATCAACCAAACCCTTGTATCTTTGTATCTCAGCATTCAGATGATGTAACTGATCGCTAAGAATTGTATATGGTTTTGATGTGAAAATATAGTTGTCGTCTTTTAATTGACCCTGCACACATAACACCAGAATGCAGATTATAGGAATAAGAAGACCCAGGATACAACTTGAAAGTACAACAAATATGTCAGCCATCCATTACAAAGAAGGTGCCAACCTGCAGATCTTCTAACTGCTTATACATGATGGTAACAAACTATGACTACTGCTGCTGGCTCTTGGACCACAGGAGCCTTAGAGTATCCTAAATTACTGCCTCCATAGTGAAGACTTCATCATAGCTAGATAAATTTTTTGAATTGTTCGcttttcaaaaaattaaaaaaaaacaaaattcaaaatttgTCCATAAGTTTCTAAAAtatattatactccctctgtaagaaatataagagcgtttagatcactactttagtgatctaaatgctcttatatttctttcagGAGGGAGCATATTTTAGTAGATTTTTAAAATATGTAGCTTCTGAAACCGGTTCTTTTTTGGGTGTAAACACCCGctaagaaaacaaagaaaaaatagaCAATCTTGTGGGCAATGCGGGCCGGCCCATTTGCGCTGCCCTTCAGAGAAAGCTTGTGACTAGTTCTCGTTTTTTTGCTTCCTCAACGCGAAGGCTATGTTTTCTTATTATTTGAGAATGCGGAGGCATAACTCGGAGTAAACTATTGACATTGACCAAGATCCAAGAGCCGGAGCAACTAATTGAGTACTCCTTCATGATCCCCGCAAGGGTCACTTAGGGCGGGCTGGCAGGGTGCCACTTGTGCGCTCTCAGCCACCGCCACGTGTTACGCTCTAGGCGCTCACTTTGAAATGtttttttaattttaatatttttctGTACGTGTTTTCGGCTTTTAGATAAAAATGTTTCCGGTTTTCCTCAGATTTTCCTTAGGATTTGGACCCTAAAAATTTTAAAAAATTATTTGCACAAAAAATgtgtttcttttttttccttccgtgagaggcacataTTTACTTCTTGTGGGGGCACAGATTTGCTTCGCAAGAGAAACAATCGTGCCTCTCAAAAAGGAAAAAATGTGTTTCTTTTTGTTCCGCGAGAGACATGAATTTACTTCTTgtggaggcacggatttgcttgaGAGGCACATGCAGCGCATCACTTGTTGCAAACTGGCATGGCGAGAGTGATCTTTAGAAAGAATACTCTTAACTAGTTTTTTTTTAGACATGAGTACTCTAATTAGTTTTTTTAGACAAATGAGTACTCTAATTAGTGATTTCGTCCAAAAACTCTCTACGctcttgttccggtgcaaatggaagAACAGATTCGGACGAAGCAGCCACAAGCCGAACGAGACCATGACGGCAGATCACCGCCCGCAACCGCAAAGCGAATCCAATCACCGCACGGCTCTCCGCCCGCCACGCCACCACACCAAACCGCCGCCATGCCGCGTGCTTCCGGCCGTCCGCCGTCGTCGGAGCAGGGCCCGACCGCCTCCCCCTCCACCCCGCCGGCGGATTCCTCCATCGCGGCCCTCATCGACCGCGCCACCTCCACCACGGCCCCCTCCGTCGACCCCGCACTCCTCCGCGCCATCAAGTCCTCCGCGCGCGCCTCCGATGGCGCCGTCCGCGACGCCTTCCGCTTCCTCCTCTCCCTCATGGCCAAGCCCCACTCCCACGTGCGTAAGCCCCTCCCCCCGGATCTCCAGTTCCCCCGCCCCTAGACCCTTGGCGGCCGGGCTGATGTTAAAATTCCCCCCTTNNNNNNNNNNNNNNNNNNNNNNNNNNNNNNNNNNNNNNNNNNNNNNNNNNNNNNNNNNNNNNNNNNNNNNNNNNNNNNNNNNNNNNNNNNNNNNNNNNNNNNNNNNNNNNNNNNNNNNNNNNNNNNNNNNNNNNNNNNNNNNNNNNNNNNNNNNNNNNNNNNNNNNNNNNNNNNNNNNNNNNNNNNNNNNNNNNNNNNNNNNNNNNNNNNNNNNNNNNNNNNNNNNNNNNNNNNNNNNNNNNNNNNNNNNNNNNNNNNNNNNNNNNNNNNNNNNNNNNNNNNNNNNNNNNNNNNNNNNNNNNNNNNNNNNNNNNNNNNNNNNNNNNNNNNNNNNNNNNNNNNNNNNNNNNNNNNNNNNNNNNNNNNNNNNNNNNNNNNNNNNNNNNNNNNNNNNNNNNNNNNNNNNNNNNNNNNNNNNNNNNNNNNNNNNNNNNNNNNNNNNNNNNNNNNNNNNNNNNNCGTGCCGCGCGGGAGGCACGCACGCAGGAGATCTTGACTGCCAAGGTCGAACAGTTGCGGTCCACGATTGGATCCATAAAGGCTGAAATCCGGTCCACCATCGAAGAGATCCGCAACGGGCTGGGCATCATCCGGGCTGAGTATGAGAAATTCGAGCGTTAtgcagatgaggaagaggaggaggagattgCTTCAATGGCAATGCGGAGTATCAGGACAGCATCATTGATGGCTGGGCAGTGGGTGCCTGAAACTCAGGAAAACGAGGCAGTTTTTGATGCGTTGAGGGAGGCGTACCGGCTCCTTATATCGAAGCATTTCAGCACCATTCAGGATTGGATATCTGTGCTTGTTAGGGTCAATCTTGCAGATAATCGGTTCAGAGATTCTGCATTGAAGGAATTCATTGATGTTAAGAATGAAATACGTGCTGTAAGAGGCCAGTGCAATGAGCTTGGTCTCGATCTTGATAATGTTCGTAGGAAGAAGGATGTtcaggaggaagatgaagaggattGGGTGGAGGGAAAGATTGAAGTTCCTAGTCCTCCTAGAGTTGATAGCACTGTAGATGTTGCAGGTTCCAACAAGGACAATAGGAAGGGAAAGAGGATGGTGAATGGAGGTAATGGTGACTTGCCAAATGGCGGTAATAGATCTCAGGAGATGGATCCAGAGAGAAAAAAGCTCCTTACTGAAGCCCCTTTGGTATCATGGAGCTCTGTCTTGGACCGGTGGGGTTCAAATATGGATGCACATGTAAACCAGAGGGGGCTTGAGCTCGAGAGCCATTGGGGGAGGATGGATAATGATGCTGTTATACCTGCTGCAAAGATTGCAGAGTTAAATGTTCACCATTCTATTTATAAAGAAGAGCCAGTTGAGATCCTACCATGTCATGCACCTCTGAAGAAAGGAGGTCTTTGCCAGAGAAGGGATCTCAAGATATGCCCTTTTCATGGGCTCATCATCCCACGTAATGCAAGTGGAAATCCAATTGGCAAAATTGGTGGCAGTTCTGATGCAGGAGGCGATCCGCTTGAGCAGAAAGTAGACATTCGTGAGGCAGGAGGAAATCCGATTAAGACAAATGGAGGCAGTGATACTGAAAGTACACAGGAGGGTCAGGAGCCCTCTACTTCAATGATGAGAAGCATAAATAATGACACAAGCGACATCGATGGAGCACATGACCTGAGTAAAATTACAATGGACCAGCTGGCAATGCAAGCAATTAAGAATGTTCGGAAAAGGGACATGGACAACAAAGCACGGGAAAGAGCCCAACGTGCGAGAATCCGCCAGCACAATGAAGATGTTCTGCGGCAAGCGGCTATTGCTTCAACGCCCCACTCAGCGGCAGCATATGACCAGCCTTCTGGAACATTGGGCCGACGTGGTCGACGTCGAGGTAAGACGAAGGAACCTACACTATCATCAATGCTGAAGAAGAAAGTTACTGCAAAAGATAGAATTGCAGGGAGGCTTCTAAATGGTCGTGCTAGGGACGCAACAATAAGAGAAGCTTCTAATACTGAGGATATGACCTACAGAGAAGCATTCCCAAATCAGTGGCAGTGAAAGCACACTGAGTAGGTCTTTCTTCGTTATTAACAGCTTCGTTTTGCTGTGCTGCTGTACGCTTGAGGTGCTTGAAGTACTCAGGGCACTGAAGCTGCTTCCAGCctgttcatggaaaatttcagaaaAGGAATTCCTAGACCATGTGTACAGCCGGATTGACAATCGAAATCGCAGTGTGGTGCCTGTAAACTGGATGCTTCGATTTTGTGAAGCAGGACAAGCAGTTTGTCCTCATTGCCGACCATCCTTTCACGACACCGAGCTTCTCTCAAGCTACACCATGGACATCCATGATTCTGAACCGGCCTTAGCAGATTACATGAGGTGCCGATAAACTGGATGATTGGTACCTATGGTTTCCACTGCTAGGAAAGGGTTCctgttttctctcttttcttttgttttgttatTTTGGTTATGCCCTTGGCTTGTTCCGGGCAAGAAACAGGTTGACTCTAGGTTGTATCTTCTGTGACGGAATTACTGTTTGCTATCAGATTTGTACTCTATGCTGCACTGTTTAGCTTGGTGCTGCCATCTTGTGTGCAGTGTGGTTCTTCATTTCTGTAGTAGATAATGTCAGCTCAAAGAAATGGCATAACCTTTTTCCAACATATACTCTATGCTCAACCTTTTTTCCTCTGTTCTGTATTTAACCCAGCAACTGAGTCTTAGTACATGTTGTGCCTCACTGTTCTTCTCCATAAGCTTTGTAATTTTGCAATGTCTTGTAACTTGTTCGTTGCCGGATTTCTGGGCATGACTGCAGAATGGTCACAATTTGTCGCGCGGCCGCTGTGGTGAACTGAAGGTTTGTTTGGTAGCTCACCGTGGCTGCTTAACATGTGAACTGAAGCTGCTTTGTTAATGAAAAAATTTCTGGCAAACTATTTTGTTGCTCTCTGGCATGTATGGTCTGTTTCTTTGTAACCAGTTTTTTGTTGGATTTCTGGGCATTATTGCCAAATGGTCTAACACAATTTGTAGCACATTTTCTGTTGCGGACTGAAGAGATGTGCTTGCATATAAAAACTGATGACAGTACTCCCtcagtccgaaaatacttgtcatcaaaataaataaaaggagatgtatctcaaactataaaatacgtctagatacatccccttttatccattttgatgacaagtatttccggacggagggagtacaaattacAGTTGCTGTCTCCAGATGGGTCATATAGATCCTGATGTATACTCTCCCCGTCCGGAAAAACTTGTCCCAAGCTTGTACcttgatgctagatacatccatttgagggacaagatttttcggacggagggagtacatatttttgTCTGGACGGATGTTCCCTTTCCTTTTGCATACATAGACTGTATCCTGTTCAGAGGACACAGGCGTCGTCAGGATGTAGTTGCCCCACCACTGGTCTCGGACTTGTTTTCTTCGTTTCACAGGTCAGGTCAGAAATTTGTATGTCCATCTATACAACTAACATTAAACTCAATAACGTGATACAAACAAATTTATTTTGCCTTACTTACGATCATTGGTAATGAATATTCATCGTCGATGTCGGTGGCCATCGAAGGAGAGTGCAAATAAGAACCATATTGTGCAGAGGTGGAGAAAGACACAAAATATTTTGATGCGCCAAGTAATAATAAACAACCTAAGGTATCTTCTTGCAGGCTTCAAATGACGAACATCCTAAATCTTTGATTGCAGGCCGCTGCTTCTTCAAGGTCCTAGTTTCAACGATATTGTATAAACTAGTGAAGTAAATATACTAGCAGGTGCAAATATTCGTGCCCTAAGTGTTTGATTGTTGTTTTACTGTATGTGATAAGATGCTTATGTGCTCAATAGTATCACAGACCATTTGACACCTTATCACAAAACCACACATATTCTGCTGGCATTATCAGAAACTATACATTTAGCATCTACACAACCCCGGGGTCCAAAATTCCGTTAACGGGAATATTCCCCGCACAGGCAGGGGATAGCAACCAAATGCGCACCTGTGCCCGCGGTAGTGGGCCCGTCCATTCTGCCTGTTCTATGTTCTTCCCTAGTTTCCATCGATTTCATGAGCTGTTTCTCGTTTTCGAAGTATTTTTTCTGCCTTTTTTtggcttttttcttttcctttttatttaatTTTGGTTTTAATTTTTCTAATTTCGTGAACTTCTAAAATCCGGAataatttttgaaattcatgaatgtTTTTTAAATCATGAATATCTTTTGAAATTTGTGCATATTATTTGAATTCATACACATTTATTGAATGGACATATATTTTAGAAACATTTGAAGTTTTTTCCTAAATTTGCTAAAattatttgaatttatgaacatttcCTGAAGCTCATGACCATTTTTCAAatgagaatattttttgaaataagtTTGAACATTTGTTGTAATTTTGGAACATATTTTAAAATCTAAGATTTTTTTATTTTAGAACATTTTAAAAGTATTTTTTCTGTAGTCATTAAAAATTATCACACTATTTTTAATTTGTTAACATTGTTTTGAAATTCAGAAATATTTTATGCAATCGATGCACCTTTTTTTATTTCATGAATACTTTTTAATTGGAGATGTGTTTAACAAATCCAAGATGAAGTTTAGAAATATTATATGAAccagtgaacatttttttaaagtcatgtGAATATTTgtttttgaaattcatgatttgTTTTATTACAAATCTACAAACATATTTTGACATTCAGGAATTACTTTTAACTAAAAAACATTCTTAGAAACTCGGAAATTTTCTAAAGATAATGTATGTTATTTGTACACATGAAACTTTTAACATTATTTTTtattaatgaacattttttgaaattcagaaCTATTTTTGATATTCATGCACATTCAttaattcatgaacaatttttgaataggAAAATATTTTTCCACATATGGGAAGAATACTTGAAATGTGCAAAGATTTTTTGAATTGACAAAAAGTTTTTGAAATTCATAGCGATTTTTCAAATGCatctgaacatttttggaaattcatgattttttaaaaatgTTCCAACTTTTTTCGAATGAGCAATCGTTTTTGATGGATACATGTTTTGTGATATTTTGTATATTCATGAACATTGTTGAGCACATGAATTTTGCAATTTGATAGATTTTTTAAATTAGTGAATATTTTTTGGACACATGAACATTCTTTAATatatttcaaattcatgatttttttcgaAATCATTGGATAATTTAAATTGATGAACAATTTTTTGGAACTAGGAACACTTATAAATTTCTGTGCATTTTTCGAAATTGAAACATGTTTtatattttgaattttttgaaaaataCTGAAATTTTTTCATGACacaaaaaatagaaacaaaaagaaagaaaaaaatggaaaaaacagGGGCGCCTGGGCCCGCATGTGGGCTGGCCGAAATTGCACATTTTTTCCCAACGGTCATATTGTTGGTGTTGCTATACCCCTCTCCCACTTCGGGAGAGGGTTGACCACTTCATTTGATGTATACCCAAGAACCCTAACTGCTCCTTCACACTCTTCATCCTCAAATTTTAGATCCCGAAGGCTTTTGTGAGTCTAGAGAGActatccaatcaagtgatagatccactccccaTCCctcttataaccaaagaaaatcatGATTTGAGGAAGTCTTGAGTATTTTGCCTTTATCTTGTTACTCCTGAAGGCTGGAGACTCCTAGGCGATAGGAGTTCTTCAGAGAGGAGTCATTCATGGTGATTAGccccgaaaagtttgtgagggtttggagaccacctcaaggtctaccactattgGTTGAGAAACACATTAGTGGTGTTGTCTCCAGGGGAGAATATGGTAAATAACCTAAAGTATCTTCTTGCAGGCTTCAAATGATGAACATCCTAAATCTTTGATTACCTGCTGGTGTTTCTTGAAAGGTCCCGGGTTTCAGAAATATTGTAGAAACTAGTGAAGTAAATATACTGCAAATATTCATGTCCTAAGTGTTTGATTTTTGCGTTTTTGTATGTGATAAGATGGTTATGTGCTCAAAAATATAACACCTTATTAGAAAACGACACATATTTTGCACGCATTATCAGAAACTATATACATTCAACATTTACACAACCCTAGGGTCCAAAATTTCGTCAACAGGAATAGTATCGAAAGTAGGACGTTGGTTAGCCTGAACCCAGGTTAAACCTCACGTCTCTTGTTGCCACACATATTTGGGAACTGTTGTTTCCTCGAAAACCTCTACTGTTATAATACAAATTCAACCCTTAAAAAACTAGATATTGCCCAGAGTCCGAGTTTCATCCATCATCCGTACTTTTGTTGAAAGCATAATCTCCTCTGCGTCAAAATTATTTCATCAAGAAATAAAGTGAGGTTAGTCTTCTTCATTTTCGAAATGG contains:
- the LOC119280039 gene encoding UV-stimulated scaffold protein A homolog, giving the protein MPRASGRPPSSEQGPTASPSTPPADSSIAALIDRATSTTAPSVDPALLRAIKSSARASDGAVRDAFRFLLSLMAKPHSHVRKPLPPDLQFPRPRAAREARTQEILTAKVEQLRSTIGSIKAEIRSTIEEIRNGLGIIRAEYEKFERYADEEEEEEIASMAMRSIRTASLMAGQWVPETQENEAVFDALREAYRLLISKHFSTIQDWISVLVRVNLADNRFRDSALKEFIDVKNEIRAVRGQCNELGLDLDNVRRKKDVQEEDEEDWVEGKIEVPSPPRVDSTVDVAGSNKDNRKGKRMVNGGNGDLPNGGNRSQEMDPERKKLLTEAPLVSWSSVLDRWGSNMDAHVNQRGLELESHWGRMDNDAVIPAAKIAELNVHHSIYKEEPVEILPCHAPLKKGGLCQRRDLKICPFHGLIIPRNASGNPIGKIGGSSDAGGDPLEQKVDIREAGGNPIKTNGGSDTESTQEGQEPSTSMMRSINNDTSDIDGAHDLSKITMDQLAMQAIKNVRKRDMDNKARERAQRARIRQHNEDVLRQAAIASTPHSAAAYDQPSGTLGRRGRRRGKTKEPTLSSMLKKKVTAKDRIAGRLLNGRARDATIREASNTEDMTYREAFPNQWQ